One Vibrio gazogenes genomic region harbors:
- a CDS encoding glycoside-pentoside-hexuronide (GPH):cation symporter encodes MTTTTTNKLSVREKVAYGLGDTGCNFVWQTVMLFLAYFYTDIYGLSPAHMGTMFLLVRFIDAVTDPMMGSIVDRTHSKHGRYRPYLLWIAVPFGAACMFAFFTPNFGETGKLIYAYASYIFLTLMYTAINVPYCAMANALTNDSSERTSLQSYRFALSTAGGLIVTMVALPLVDIIGKGNVQKGYLGAMAVMGLGAIALFFFSFANTKERYVPTEERQSALQDLKRLMKNSQWRILFIVNVVLLTGVVFKGASTMYYVKVVMGRADLATIFMVSGMLANIVGAMLSSPLFGKYNKPTIYRILIIISGILAAVLYFVEPTNVPAVFTLVVLLGVVQMSTTPILWSMMSDVVDYEKTRSNRSLSGMVFSTNLFAIKLGIAIGGAGVGWILAWAGYQGGAAVQTPQAINAINLLFTVIPGVFFAALAIFMLFYKLDNNKLAQIKADLAELELPASQSTAPIQTQKDREALI; translated from the coding sequence GTCGGTCAGAGAGAAAGTCGCGTATGGCTTAGGCGATACCGGATGTAACTTTGTCTGGCAGACCGTCATGCTTTTTTTAGCTTACTTTTATACGGACATTTATGGGCTCTCTCCCGCACACATGGGAACCATGTTTTTGCTTGTCCGTTTCATTGATGCCGTGACAGACCCGATGATGGGTTCAATTGTCGATAGAACCCATTCAAAACATGGCCGCTACAGACCTTACCTGTTGTGGATCGCCGTCCCTTTCGGAGCCGCTTGTATGTTTGCTTTTTTCACCCCGAATTTTGGAGAAACCGGCAAACTGATCTACGCCTATGCGTCTTATATTTTCTTAACCCTGATGTATACCGCAATCAATGTACCATACTGTGCGATGGCCAATGCGCTGACCAATGATTCGAGTGAACGGACATCACTACAATCATATCGTTTCGCCCTGAGTACAGCGGGTGGTCTGATCGTCACCATGGTTGCACTCCCGTTGGTGGATATCATCGGCAAAGGAAACGTGCAGAAAGGGTATCTGGGTGCAATGGCCGTCATGGGCCTCGGTGCTATCGCATTATTCTTTTTCAGCTTCGCCAACACCAAAGAACGCTATGTCCCAACCGAGGAAAGACAATCTGCATTACAAGACTTAAAACGGTTAATGAAAAATAGCCAATGGCGAATCTTGTTCATCGTCAACGTCGTGCTGCTTACCGGTGTCGTATTTAAAGGCGCATCAACGATGTACTATGTGAAAGTCGTCATGGGCCGAGCTGACCTTGCTACTATTTTCATGGTATCCGGCATGTTAGCGAATATTGTCGGGGCGATGTTATCTTCTCCATTATTCGGCAAATATAACAAACCAACCATATACCGCATTCTGATTATCATTTCCGGGATTCTCGCAGCAGTACTTTACTTCGTCGAACCCACCAATGTTCCTGCTGTGTTTACATTAGTCGTTCTGTTAGGTGTCGTGCAGATGAGTACCACTCCGATTTTATGGAGTATGATGTCGGATGTGGTCGACTACGAAAAAACCCGGAGTAATCGCTCACTCAGCGGCATGGTATTTTCAACTAACCTGTTTGCCATCAAACTGGGTATCGCCATTGGTGGTGCGGGTGTTGGTTGGATTCTGGCGTGGGCTGGATATCAAGGCGGCGCAGCCGTTCAAACGCCACAAGCAATCAATGCGATCAACTTATTGTTTACTGTGATCCCCGGCGTTTTCTTTGCAGCACTAGCGATATTCATGCTGTTCTATAAACTGGATAACAATAAGTTAGCCCAAATCAAAGCTGACTTAGCCGAACTTGAGCTGCCTGCGTCACAATCAACAGCACCAATCCAGACCCAGAAAGATCGGGAGGCGTTAATATAA
- a CDS encoding gamma-glutamyl-gamma-aminobutyrate hydrolase family protein: protein MAQRPRVGVTGNGRRWSPSWWCTRIALWLVGARSIRLSVHHAWTGEPLDALIISGGDDISPEHYGGDVNQQVRLDPERDQLEIGWIEWALEHRKPLLGICRGLQLINVVKGGSLYTDISELRQRTYNRSGLLPTKQVKLSANSKLAALCRKTHLRVNSLHHQAIKNVGQDLQVVGRDLDQFTQAVESTDQAPILGVQWHPEYLFYLPTQLAIFRWLCCQGAACQADQL, encoded by the coding sequence ATGGCTCAACGACCAAGGGTGGGTGTAACGGGGAACGGCAGGCGCTGGTCTCCTTCGTGGTGGTGTACCCGGATTGCATTATGGCTGGTTGGTGCGCGGTCGATCCGGCTGAGTGTTCATCACGCATGGACGGGTGAACCGTTGGATGCATTGATCATTAGTGGCGGTGATGACATCAGCCCCGAGCATTACGGTGGTGATGTCAATCAACAGGTACGGCTCGATCCGGAGCGTGACCAACTGGAAATTGGCTGGATTGAATGGGCGCTTGAACACCGGAAGCCCTTGTTGGGTATCTGCCGTGGATTACAATTGATCAATGTGGTCAAAGGTGGCTCTTTATACACTGATATCAGTGAGTTGCGGCAACGGACATATAACCGTTCAGGGCTACTCCCGACCAAACAGGTGAAGCTCAGTGCGAATTCAAAACTGGCTGCACTCTGTAGAAAGACGCATTTACGGGTGAATAGTTTGCACCATCAGGCGATCAAAAATGTCGGTCAGGACTTACAAGTGGTTGGTCGGGATTTAGACCAATTTACGCAGGCGGTAGAAAGCACCGATCAGGCGCCGATTTTAGGGGTTCAGTGGCACCCCGAATACCTCTTTTATTTACCCACTCAACTCGCGATTTTCCGTTGGCTTTGCTGTCAGGGAGCCGCTTGTCAAGCAGATCAATTATAA
- a CDS encoding amidoligase family protein produces the protein MSFKMPPVTDTQQGAVRKVGFELEFTGLTLEQVIEPLCSILEGQVEQRSAVEFRVHTDDLGTFNLELDWDFLKRKAQTAWQEDDGHQLVDMLHQAALPVVPLEIVSPPIPLDQLEPLNQLIPALRKAGAKGTEDSLIAAFGVHINPELPDLSAATINRYLKAFALLQWWLVEAHDVDPTRRISPYIALYPEAYVKELLIDTSVDLTHLFDSYLKHNPTRNRALDLLPLLAEIDADRVRQVVDDPKIKSRPTFHYRLPDCRIEDADWDLTKSWDLWCVVEQLAADPQAIEMLAARFLQLERPLIGVERKIWVKEISQWLNDQGWV, from the coding sequence ATGTCATTTAAGATGCCGCCTGTCACTGACACGCAACAAGGTGCGGTCAGAAAAGTAGGATTTGAATTGGAATTTACCGGTTTGACGCTTGAACAAGTGATTGAACCCTTGTGCTCGATTCTGGAGGGGCAAGTTGAACAGCGGTCTGCGGTTGAGTTTCGTGTGCATACCGACGATTTAGGGACGTTCAATCTCGAATTAGACTGGGATTTCCTCAAACGTAAAGCCCAAACGGCTTGGCAGGAAGACGATGGTCATCAACTGGTCGATATGTTACATCAGGCCGCTCTGCCGGTTGTCCCCCTTGAAATTGTCAGTCCGCCGATTCCGCTGGATCAACTGGAGCCGCTTAATCAACTTATTCCTGCGCTGCGAAAAGCGGGAGCAAAAGGGACAGAAGATTCTTTGATTGCTGCTTTTGGTGTGCATATCAATCCGGAATTACCGGATTTGAGTGCTGCCACGATCAATCGCTATCTCAAAGCCTTTGCTTTATTACAGTGGTGGTTAGTCGAAGCGCATGATGTTGATCCGACGCGGCGAATCAGCCCGTATATTGCGCTTTACCCGGAAGCTTATGTGAAAGAACTGCTCATTGATACATCCGTTGATTTGACGCATCTGTTCGACAGCTATCTCAAACATAATCCCACGCGTAATCGTGCGCTGGATTTACTGCCGTTGTTGGCCGAAATCGATGCTGATCGGGTTCGTCAGGTGGTTGATGACCCCAAAATCAAATCTCGCCCGACATTCCACTATCGCCTGCCGGACTGTCGGATTGAAGATGCCGATTGGGACCTGACCAAGAGCTGGGATTTGTGGTGTGTTGTCGAACAGCTTGCGGCGGATCCACAGGCTATCGAGATGCTGGCTGCACGCTTTCTTCAATTAGAGCGTCCCTTGATTGGTGTCGAACGTAAAATTTGGGTAAAGGAGATTTCACAATGGCTCAACGACCAAGGGTGGGTGTAA